A part of Aquaspirillum sp. LM1 genomic DNA contains:
- a CDS encoding energy transducer TonB, producing the protein MLRQHPLTPWLGALGLHALLLVMLQTRAEPTQPPMPQMTEVVMLAAEAAPTPPTPAPAQARPEPQPRQALAPKPRPSSPLTPSRSALAQGPSVAQDSTPDPAPATPPAAKPTPASGEPGPVKETPPAFSAAYLSNPEPGYPPASLELGESGAVLLRVAVSADGQPTSVEVARSSGFGRLDRAALSAVKRWRFTPARRGSEAVAGVVLVPINFQIK; encoded by the coding sequence ATGTTACGTCAACACCCCCTCACTCCCTGGCTGGGCGCTTTGGGTCTGCATGCCCTGCTGCTGGTCATGCTCCAGACTCGCGCCGAGCCAACACAGCCGCCCATGCCGCAGATGACCGAAGTGGTGATGCTGGCGGCAGAGGCGGCGCCCACCCCGCCCACGCCAGCTCCCGCGCAGGCGCGGCCCGAGCCGCAACCGCGCCAGGCGCTTGCCCCCAAACCCCGGCCCAGCTCGCCGCTCACGCCCAGCCGTTCAGCGCTGGCACAAGGGCCCAGTGTGGCGCAGGACAGCACCCCCGACCCGGCACCGGCCACGCCGCCAGCAGCCAAACCCACGCCGGCCAGTGGTGAGCCCGGCCCGGTGAAGGAAACCCCGCCGGCGTTTTCGGCGGCGTATTTGTCCAACCCGGAGCCTGGTTATCCACCCGCCTCGCTGGAGCTGGGAGAAAGCGGCGCGGTGCTGCTGCGGGTGGCGGTAAGCGCTGACGGTCAGCCCACGTCGGTGGAGGTGGCACGCAGCAGCGGCTTTGGCCGGCTGGACCGGGCGGCGCTGTCGGCGGTCAAGCGCTGGCGCTTCACCCCGGCGCGGCGCGGTAGCGAGGCGGTGGCTGGCGTGGTGCTGGTGCCGATCAATTTCCAAATCAAGTAA
- a CDS encoding ABC transporter permease: protein MRLLDRLALALRLMRRELVAGELSVLLAALVVAVAAMSSVGFFTDRVDRALHQQATQLLAADLVLNADHPEIARWQAPARTAGLDTASTLTFPSMVLANGQAQLATFKAVSPGYPLRGELTIVQGGQARTLRQAPAPGTLWADARLLGRLRLAEGDVLTVGNARLRVAGVLQREPDGAMDLYNFIPRLILHEQDIAATGLIQPGSRARWRLLVAGAPDAVERFRQTVSPQLQRGERVENVEEARPEIRTALERAKRFLGLTALLAVVLSAVAVALACRRYLLRHRQAVAVMRCLGASQQAMLTLYASQFALLALVAGVLGCALGWLVQELVLAQLASLLGGVLPAPGWLPWAQGLAVGATLLFGFALPPLLALRRTPTLQVLREEATPDRAGWGSYALGALALVGLMRWQAGEWPLALAVALGFAGFIALAALATWSALALLRRLPGSGRVGWRYGLANMARRRGLSITQVVSLSAGLMALLILSVVHGDLLGAWQKNVPADAPNRFVINLQAPQREAFSATLRAHGLPAPELAPMVRARLLSINQQTVRPEHYPDERAQRLAEREFNLSWATHLPADNQRVQGSAWNPRQPGFSVEVGIADTLGIKVGDVLRFDLAGTELQAPVTSLRKVQWDTFKVNFFVYASPVMLAQQPASYLTSFYLPPGQEALVDKLVSQFPNLTVLDVGLILNEVRSMVAQLVQAMQGVFGFSLLAGMLVLWSATVSTQDERALDVALLRTLGASRRQVVGVVLGELLWIGGLAGLLAALGAMGLSALMSVQVLNLPATLNPWLLLWGPLGGALAVSLAGWPTSRRIIRTPPLATLRRLS, encoded by the coding sequence ATGCGGCTGCTTGACCGTCTGGCGCTGGCGCTACGGCTGATGCGCCGCGAACTGGTTGCCGGGGAGCTCAGCGTACTGCTGGCCGCGCTGGTGGTGGCGGTGGCAGCGATGAGCAGCGTGGGTTTCTTTACCGACCGGGTAGACCGGGCACTGCACCAGCAGGCCACCCAGCTGCTGGCCGCCGATCTGGTGCTGAATGCCGACCACCCGGAGATTGCCCGCTGGCAAGCACCGGCGCGCACCGCCGGGCTGGACACTGCCAGCACGCTGACGTTTCCCAGCATGGTGCTGGCCAATGGCCAGGCCCAGCTGGCCACTTTCAAGGCGGTCAGCCCTGGCTATCCGCTGCGCGGCGAGCTGACCATTGTGCAAGGCGGCCAGGCACGCACCCTGCGTCAGGCCCCGGCCCCCGGCACACTCTGGGCTGACGCCCGTCTGCTGGGCCGGCTGCGTCTGGCTGAAGGTGATGTGCTGACGGTGGGCAATGCCCGTTTGCGCGTGGCCGGGGTGCTGCAGCGTGAGCCGGATGGGGCGATGGATTTGTACAATTTCATTCCCCGTTTGATTCTGCATGAACAGGACATTGCCGCCACCGGCCTGATTCAGCCGGGCAGCCGGGCGCGCTGGCGCCTGCTGGTGGCTGGCGCGCCAGATGCGGTTGAGCGTTTCCGCCAGACGGTCAGCCCGCAACTGCAACGCGGCGAGCGGGTGGAAAATGTGGAAGAAGCCCGCCCGGAGATCCGCACGGCGCTGGAGCGGGCCAAGCGCTTTCTGGGCCTGACCGCGCTGTTGGCGGTGGTGCTGTCGGCGGTGGCAGTGGCACTGGCTTGCCGGCGTTATTTGCTGCGCCACCGGCAGGCGGTGGCAGTGATGCGCTGCCTGGGGGCTAGCCAGCAGGCCATGCTGACCCTGTACGCCAGCCAGTTTGCCTTGCTGGCGCTGGTGGCCGGGGTGCTGGGGTGCGCGCTGGGCTGGCTGGTGCAAGAGCTGGTGCTGGCCCAGCTGGCCAGCCTGCTGGGTGGCGTCTTGCCGGCACCGGGCTGGCTGCCCTGGGCGCAGGGCCTGGCGGTGGGGGCCACCCTACTGTTTGGCTTTGCCCTGCCGCCCTTGCTGGCACTGCGCCGCACGCCCACACTGCAAGTGCTGCGCGAAGAAGCCACGCCAGACCGGGCCGGCTGGGGCAGCTATGCGCTGGGCGCGCTGGCGCTGGTGGGGCTGATGCGCTGGCAGGCGGGCGAATGGCCATTGGCGCTGGCGGTGGCACTGGGGTTTGCCGGATTTATCGCCCTGGCGGCGCTGGCCACCTGGAGCGCGCTGGCGCTGCTGCGCCGCCTGCCGGGCAGTGGCCGGGTGGGCTGGCGCTATGGGCTGGCCAATATGGCGCGCCGGCGCGGGCTGTCGATCACCCAGGTGGTGTCGCTGTCCGCCGGGTTGATGGCGCTGCTGATTTTGTCGGTGGTCCATGGCGACCTGCTCGGTGCCTGGCAAAAAAACGTGCCGGCTGACGCCCCCAACCGCTTTGTCATCAATCTGCAAGCGCCACAACGCGAGGCGTTCAGCGCCACCCTGCGCGCCCACGGCCTGCCCGCGCCCGAGCTGGCACCGATGGTGCGCGCGCGCCTGCTGTCGATCAACCAGCAAACGGTGCGCCCGGAACACTACCCGGACGAGCGTGCCCAGCGCCTGGCAGAACGCGAGTTCAACCTGTCCTGGGCCACCCACTTGCCCGCCGACAACCAGCGGGTGCAAGGCAGCGCCTGGAACCCCAGGCAGCCAGGGTTTTCGGTAGAAGTAGGCATTGCCGACACGCTGGGCATTAAAGTGGGCGACGTGCTGCGCTTTGACCTGGCCGGCACCGAGCTGCAAGCGCCAGTCACCAGCTTGCGCAAGGTGCAGTGGGATACCTTCAAGGTGAATTTCTTTGTGTACGCCAGCCCGGTGATGCTGGCGCAACAGCCGGCCAGCTATCTGACCAGCTTTTACCTGCCGCCCGGCCAGGAAGCGCTGGTGGACAAACTGGTCAGCCAGTTTCCCAACCTCACCGTGCTGGATGTCGGGCTGATCCTGAACGAGGTGCGCAGCATGGTGGCGCAGCTGGTGCAGGCCATGCAGGGGGTGTTTGGCTTCAGCCTGCTGGCCGGCATGCTGGTGCTGTGGTCGGCCACGGTGTCTACCCAGGACGAACGGGCGCTGGACGTGGCGCTGTTGCGCACCCTGGGCGCGTCGCGCCGGCAAGTGGTGGGGGTGGTGCTGGGCGAATTGCTGTGGATTGGTGGCCTGGCCGGGCTACTGGCGGCACTGGGGGCCATGGGTTTGTCAGCGCTGATGAGCGTGCAGGTGCTGAATCTGCCGGCCACCCTGAACCCCTGGCTGCTGCTATGGGGGCCGCTGGGTGGCGCGCTGGCGGTGAGCCTGGCCGGCTGGCCAACCAGCCGGCGGATTATCCGCACGCCGCCGCTGGCTACCTTGCGCCGGCTGAGCTAG
- the rnr gene encoding ribonuclease R: MVSKQKKQKTSSLREQDPYLAREREKYDNPLPSREFVLQQLENEGAPMFPDELAALLGILPEEMGFFVRRLRAMEREGQVMINRKGAVCVVDKLDLKTGRIIGHKDGFGFIKPDDGSSDLFVGEREMHKVFHGDRVVFRQVGQDRRGRPEAAIIEVLERVNETVVARLYCERGVWFAVPEDRRLNQDILIEPAGTSDAEHGQVVMVAMVEQPSRHKQPMGRVVEVLGNYADSGMEIEIALRKHDLPHTFSEDAMAQARATPKKVRKKDLTADRRDLRDLPLVTIDGETARDFDDAVYCEPQGKGFRLVVAIADVSHYVEHGDALDHTGRQRGNSVYFPRRVIPMLPEALSNGICSLNPEVERLCMVCDMNISARGDIRSYTFYPAVMLSKARLTYNQVWDWLENGSDHPMLPAVQNLYALFKVLLAARGRRGAIDFETTETQMLFNEQGKIDRIVPVVRNDAHRLIEECMLAANVCSADFLLKHTHPCLYRVHQGPTPEKLEVLHGFLKLAGLTLPGGDEPTAKDYAKLMEKIKLRPDAAVLQTMLLRSLHQAVYSPENVGHFGLAYEAYTHFTSPIRRYPDLLVHRSIKAILNSRQYTPPESWVALGEHCSMTERRADDATRDVEAWLKCYFMRDKVGEVFTGKINAVTSFGVFILLDDIHIEGLLHISELGKDYFHFDIQRQAIVGEKSGVTFKLGDALTVKVVRADLESAKIDFVLSALPKPEAAPAPAPRKRSSSKKTDAA, translated from the coding sequence ATGGTTAGCAAGCAAAAAAAACAAAAAACTTCTTCCCTGCGTGAGCAGGACCCGTATTTGGCCCGTGAACGGGAGAAATACGACAACCCGCTGCCCAGCCGGGAATTCGTCTTGCAGCAGCTGGAAAACGAAGGCGCGCCAATGTTCCCCGACGAACTGGCCGCCTTGCTTGGCATCCTCCCCGAGGAGATGGGCTTTTTTGTCCGCCGCCTGCGCGCCATGGAGCGCGAAGGCCAGGTGATGATCAACCGCAAGGGTGCGGTGTGCGTGGTGGACAAGCTGGACCTGAAAACCGGGCGGATTATTGGCCACAAGGATGGTTTTGGTTTTATCAAGCCCGACGATGGCAGCAGCGACCTGTTTGTCGGCGAGCGGGAAATGCACAAAGTGTTCCACGGCGACCGGGTGGTGTTCCGCCAGGTAGGCCAGGATCGGCGCGGCCGGCCAGAAGCCGCCATTATTGAAGTGCTGGAGCGGGTGAATGAAACCGTGGTTGCCCGGCTGTATTGCGAACGCGGCGTCTGGTTTGCCGTGCCGGAAGACCGCCGGCTGAACCAGGACATCCTGATCGAACCAGCTGGCACCAGCGACGCCGAGCACGGCCAGGTGGTGATGGTGGCAATGGTGGAGCAGCCCAGCCGGCACAAGCAGCCGATGGGCCGGGTGGTGGAAGTGCTGGGCAACTACGCCGACTCAGGCATGGAAATCGAAATTGCCCTGCGCAAGCACGACCTGCCGCACACCTTCTCCGAAGACGCCATGGCCCAGGCGCGCGCCACGCCGAAAAAAGTCCGCAAGAAAGACCTCACCGCCGACCGCCGCGACCTGCGCGACCTGCCGCTGGTGACCATCGACGGCGAAACCGCGCGCGACTTCGACGATGCGGTGTACTGTGAGCCACAAGGCAAGGGCTTTCGCCTGGTGGTGGCGATTGCCGATGTCAGCCATTATGTCGAACACGGCGACGCACTTGACCACACTGGCCGCCAGCGCGGCAACTCGGTGTACTTCCCGCGCCGGGTGATTCCGATGCTGCCGGAGGCGCTGTCCAATGGCATTTGCTCGCTGAATCCGGAAGTGGAGCGCCTGTGCATGGTGTGTGACATGAACATCAGCGCCCGTGGCGATATTCGCAGCTATACCTTTTACCCGGCAGTCATGCTGTCCAAGGCGCGGCTGACCTACAACCAGGTATGGGACTGGCTGGAAAACGGCAGCGACCACCCGATGCTGCCCGCCGTGCAAAACCTCTACGCCCTGTTCAAGGTGCTGCTGGCGGCGCGAGGCCGGCGCGGCGCGATTGACTTCGAAACCACCGAAACGCAGATGCTGTTCAACGAGCAGGGCAAGATCGACCGCATTGTGCCGGTGGTGCGCAACGACGCCCACCGCCTGATTGAAGAATGCATGCTCGCCGCCAACGTCTGCTCGGCGGATTTCCTGCTCAAGCACACCCACCCCTGCCTGTACCGCGTCCACCAAGGCCCCACCCCGGAAAAGCTGGAAGTGCTGCACGGCTTCCTCAAACTGGCCGGCCTGACCCTGCCTGGCGGTGACGAACCGACCGCCAAGGACTACGCCAAGCTGATGGAAAAGATCAAGCTGCGCCCGGACGCTGCCGTGCTGCAGACCATGCTGCTGCGCAGCCTGCACCAGGCGGTGTACAGCCCGGAAAACGTTGGTCACTTTGGCCTGGCTTACGAGGCGTACACCCACTTTACCTCGCCGATCCGCCGCTACCCGGACTTGCTGGTCCATCGCAGCATCAAGGCCATCCTCAACAGCCGCCAGTACACCCCGCCAGAATCCTGGGTGGCGCTGGGCGAGCACTGCTCGATGACCGAACGCCGCGCCGACGACGCCACCCGCGATGTGGAAGCCTGGCTGAAGTGCTATTTCATGCGCGACAAGGTGGGCGAAGTGTTCACCGGCAAGATCAACGCGGTGACCAGCTTTGGCGTATTCATCCTGCTCGACGACATCCATATCGAAGGGCTGCTGCATATTTCCGAACTGGGCAAGGATTACTTCCACTTTGACATCCAGCGCCAGGCCATCGTCGGTGAAAAGAGTGGCGTCACCTTCAAGCTGGGCGATGCGCTGACGGTGAAAGTGGTGCGCGCCGATCTGGAAAGCGCCAAGATCGACTTTGTGCTCAGCGCCCTGCCCAAGCCAGAAGCTGCCCCGGCACCTGCCCCGCGCAAGCGCAGCAGCAGCAAGAAAACCGACGCCGCATAA
- a CDS encoding ABC transporter ATP-binding protein — protein MSSTSLPPILQAHDVARQVVYGGETLTILRGVNMTVNTGETVAIVGSSGSGKSTLLGILAGLDHPSDGQVVVFGKSLSLLDEDERAKLRQRLVGFVFQSFQLLPALTALENVMLPLELAGLKGAREQAAAMLERVGLGRRLGHYPRHLSGGEQQRVALARAFVGEPKLLFADEPTGNLDADTGEQVIELLFTLNREQDTTLILVTHDAGLAGRCERILRLDAGKLSEVRHAAA, from the coding sequence ATGTCATCAACCTCTCTTCCTCCGATTCTGCAAGCCCATGATGTGGCCCGGCAAGTGGTTTATGGCGGGGAAACCCTGACCATTCTGCGCGGGGTGAACATGACGGTGAACACCGGCGAGACGGTGGCCATTGTCGGAAGTTCCGGTTCAGGCAAATCCACCCTGCTGGGCATCCTGGCCGGGCTGGACCATCCCAGCGACGGCCAGGTGGTGGTATTTGGCAAAAGCCTGTCACTGCTTGACGAAGACGAGCGTGCCAAACTGCGACAGCGGCTGGTGGGCTTTGTGTTTCAGTCGTTTCAGCTGCTACCGGCGCTGACCGCGCTGGAAAACGTGATGCTGCCGCTGGAGCTGGCTGGGCTGAAAGGCGCACGCGAGCAAGCCGCCGCCATGCTGGAGCGGGTGGGGCTGGGCCGGCGGCTGGGGCATTATCCGCGCCATTTGTCTGGCGGCGAACAGCAGCGGGTGGCGCTGGCGCGGGCGTTTGTCGGTGAACCCAAACTGCTGTTTGCTGACGAGCCCACCGGCAATCTGGACGCCGACACCGGCGAGCAGGTGATTGAACTGCTGTTTACCCTGAACCGCGAGCAGGACACCACGCTGATTCTGGTCACCCACGACGCCGGGCTAGCCGGGCGTTGCGAGCGGATCTTGCGTCTGGACGCCGGCAAGCTTAGCGAGGTGCGCCATGCGGCTGCTTGA
- a CDS encoding arylesterase, with amino-acid sequence MKQFILWLAMLAAAPSWAATLMVFGDSLSAGYGLRPGEGWVDLLRQSLPAHQVINASQSGETTAGGLSRLPAALAQHKPDIVILELGGNDGLRGLPLDAMQANLDKMVAMSAQAKARVLLIGMALPPNYGSQYGQAFQSVYSDLAKRRKLPWVPLLVEGFATDRQRFQADGIHPNASAQPLMRDTVQAVLQRLLPSARKPGA; translated from the coding sequence ATGAAACAATTTATCCTGTGGTTGGCCATGCTGGCGGCGGCGCCTAGCTGGGCGGCTACCCTCATGGTGTTTGGCGATTCCTTGTCCGCCGGCTACGGCCTGAGGCCGGGCGAAGGCTGGGTGGATTTGCTGCGCCAGTCACTGCCGGCGCATCAGGTGATCAACGCCAGCCAGTCCGGCGAAACCACGGCGGGCGGGCTCAGCCGGCTGCCTGCCGCGCTGGCGCAGCACAAGCCGGACATCGTGATTCTGGAACTGGGCGGCAATGATGGCCTGCGCGGCCTGCCGCTGGACGCGATGCAGGCCAATCTGGACAAGATGGTGGCAATGAGCGCACAAGCCAAGGCCCGCGTGCTGTTGATTGGCATGGCGCTGCCGCCCAATTATGGCAGCCAGTACGGCCAGGCGTTCCAGTCGGTGTACTCCGACCTGGCCAAACGGCGAAAGTTGCCGTGGGTGCCGTTATTGGTCGAGGGTTTTGCCACCGACCGTCAGCGCTTTCAGGCCGACGGCATCCATCCCAACGCCTCGGCACAACCACTGATGCGCGACACGGTGCAGGCTGTGCTGCAGCGCTTGCTGCCGTCAGCGCGCAAGCCGGGCGCGTAG
- a CDS encoding biopolymer transporter ExbD: MAFGSFDKGPGAPMAEINTTPLVDVMLVLLVVFIITAPLLTQAVKVDLPKAAASAHEDKPEAIRLAIKAEGQLFWNDQPVTESELPARFAAATQANPLVELHLRADREARYDAVARAMAAAQGNGVAKIGFVTEAK, translated from the coding sequence ATGGCGTTCGGGAGCTTTGACAAGGGGCCAGGCGCGCCGATGGCCGAGATCAACACCACGCCGCTGGTGGACGTGATGCTGGTGCTGCTGGTGGTGTTCATCATCACCGCACCGCTGCTGACTCAGGCGGTGAAGGTGGACCTGCCCAAGGCTGCCGCCAGCGCGCATGAAGACAAACCTGAAGCCATTCGCCTGGCCATCAAGGCGGAAGGCCAGCTGTTCTGGAACGACCAGCCGGTGACCGAAAGCGAACTGCCCGCGCGCTTTGCTGCCGCCACCCAGGCCAATCCGCTGGTCGAGCTGCATTTGCGCGCCGACCGCGAGGCGCGCTACGACGCCGTGGCCCGCGCCATGGCCGCCGCCCAAGGCAATGGCGTGGCCAAGATCGGTTTTGTCACCGAAGCCAAGTAG
- a CDS encoding MotA/TolQ/ExbB proton channel family protein — protein sequence MDLSLVFRHGDGVLLSVFALLLAMSITSWWLILRRGLTLWSTRRANQQLAQAFWDAADLDSAASLAQQHDAPLARIARAGLDGLNHYRRNQGHALGKACGIDEFLVRTIRMALSRETARLESGLTWLATVGSVAPFVGLFGTVWGIYHALVGISAAGQMTLATVSGPIGEALVATAAGLAAAIPAVVAYNAFTRTNRVDSQEMDGFAHDFHAQLIAAGGQHGVREL from the coding sequence ATGGACCTGAGTCTGGTCTTTCGCCACGGTGATGGCGTGTTATTGAGCGTATTTGCCCTGTTGCTGGCGATGTCGATCACCAGCTGGTGGCTGATTCTGCGCCGTGGTCTGACGTTGTGGAGCACCCGCCGAGCCAATCAGCAGCTGGCGCAGGCGTTCTGGGATGCTGCCGACCTGGACAGCGCCGCCAGCCTGGCCCAGCAGCACGATGCGCCGCTGGCGCGCATTGCCCGCGCCGGGCTGGATGGCCTGAATCACTACCGGCGCAATCAGGGCCATGCGCTGGGCAAGGCCTGTGGCATTGACGAGTTTCTGGTGCGCACCATCCGCATGGCGCTGTCGCGGGAAACCGCCCGGCTGGAATCCGGCCTGACCTGGCTGGCCACGGTGGGGTCGGTGGCACCGTTTGTCGGGCTGTTTGGTACGGTGTGGGGGATTTATCACGCGCTGGTGGGCATTTCGGCTGCCGGGCAGATGACCCTGGCCACCGTGTCCGGCCCGATTGGCGAAGCGCTGGTGGCCACGGCTGCTGGCCTGGCGGCGGCCATTCCGGCGGTGGTGGCGTACAACGCCTTTACCCGCACCAACCGGGTGGACAGCCAGGAGATGGACGGCTTTGCCCATGATTTTCACGCGCAACTGATTGCCGCAGGAGGCCAGCATGGCGTTCGGGAGCTTTGA
- a CDS encoding TRAFs-binding domain-containing protein produces the protein MPPLCFVLMPFGQKPTSDGRQVDFDAVYQQLIQPAILAAGLQPLRADEERVGGVIHKAMFERLILCEFAVADLTSANANVFYELGLRHAVRPHATQLLFAQGWGQLPFDVNLLRALPYTLDDSGAPDPASLASEVAALTRKLRDARHAQADSPVYQLLEGFPDIARLKTDVFREQVDYAETLKTALAKARANGQLDEIQLIAAQLGDVALADAGVVVDVLLSYRALSAWAHMVDWVGKMSPPLQASTLVREQLGLALNRAGRSEEAERVLVDLIQQRGASSETCGILGRVYKDRWQARLREGRAAEAAGALRLAIAEYLRGFEADWRDAYPGVNAVTLMEQQTPPDPRQAEVLPVVRYAVARRMASGRPDYWDYATLLELAVLAHDTAGAQVALADALAHRREHWEGETTANNLRLIAQARAQRGEAVDELDAMVNALLA, from the coding sequence ATGCCCCCACTCTGTTTTGTCCTGATGCCTTTTGGTCAGAAACCCACCAGCGATGGTCGCCAGGTGGACTTCGACGCGGTATACCAGCAACTGATCCAGCCGGCCATTCTTGCCGCCGGCCTGCAACCCTTGCGCGCCGACGAAGAGCGGGTGGGTGGGGTGATTCACAAGGCAATGTTCGAGCGTCTGATTCTGTGCGAATTTGCCGTGGCCGACCTGACCAGCGCCAACGCCAATGTGTTTTACGAGCTGGGCCTGCGCCATGCCGTGCGCCCGCACGCCACCCAGCTGCTGTTTGCCCAGGGCTGGGGGCAGTTGCCGTTTGACGTCAACCTGCTGCGCGCGCTGCCTTATACGCTGGATGACAGCGGCGCGCCCGACCCGGCCAGCCTGGCCAGCGAGGTGGCGGCGCTGACCCGCAAGCTGCGCGACGCGCGCCATGCGCAGGCGGATAGCCCGGTGTATCAGTTGCTGGAGGGTTTTCCCGACATTGCCCGGCTCAAAACCGATGTGTTCCGCGAGCAGGTAGACTATGCCGAAACACTGAAAACCGCGTTGGCCAAGGCGCGCGCCAATGGCCAGCTGGACGAGATTCAGCTGATTGCCGCCCAATTAGGCGATGTGGCGCTGGCCGATGCGGGTGTGGTGGTGGATGTATTGTTGTCGTACCGGGCGCTGAGCGCCTGGGCACACATGGTGGACTGGGTGGGCAAGATGTCGCCGCCCTTGCAGGCCAGCACGCTGGTGCGCGAGCAGCTGGGCCTGGCGCTGAACCGCGCCGGTCGTAGCGAGGAGGCCGAGCGGGTGCTGGTCGATTTGATCCAGCAGCGTGGGGCCAGCAGCGAAACCTGCGGCATTCTGGGCCGGGTGTACAAAGACCGCTGGCAGGCGCGGCTGCGTGAAGGCCGGGCCGCCGAGGCTGCTGGCGCACTCAGGCTGGCGATTGCCGAATACCTGCGCGGCTTTGAAGCCGACTGGCGCGACGCCTATCCAGGGGTAAACGCGGTCACGCTGATGGAACAGCAAACCCCGCCCGACCCACGCCAGGCCGAGGTGTTGCCGGTGGTGCGCTACGCGGTAGCGCGGCGCATGGCCAGTGGCCGGCCAGATTACTGGGACTACGCCACCTTGCTGGAGCTGGCCGTGCTGGCGCACGACACGGCGGGGGCTCAGGTGGCGCTGGCCGACGCACTGGCACATCGGCGCGAGCACTGGGAAGGCGAAACCACGGCGAATAATCTGCGTCTGATTGCCCAGGCCAGGGCACAACGCGGCGAAGCCGTGGACGAGCTGGACGCGATGGTGAATGCCTTGCTGGCGTAA